In Flavobacterium luteolum, the DNA window GATTACATTTCCCTTGATGAAACTGGGTATATCATAAATGTTCCGGGAACATCCAGAACAAATGTCGATGGCGTATTTGTGGCTGGCGATGCTGCGGACCAGGTTTACCGCCAGGCTATTACTGCTGCAGGCACTGGCTGCATGGCAGCACTTGATGCAGAAAGATATCTGGCATCAAAAGAAGACTGATTTTTATGAAATGCCAGTAAGAAGCAGGCTCGCAGGAGCGGTGGATTTTTATAATTTTTTAATAGTTGTCTTTCATTGTTTTTATGTAAACGTATAAGTTAGTACTTTTTGAAAGATACAGGGGGCTGCTTGCAGCTCCTTTTTTACCCGGTTCATGGGGAAAGCATTAGAAAAAATTAAAGGCAGAAGATTATGAATTGATAATTTACATTAACATAAAAAAAATTGAAATGAAAAAAGTAATACTGCTGGCAGTTTTTGTATTAAGCTTAACAGCATGGAAGTCGAAATCCGCAGACTACACTTTAATATCAGGCGTCATCACTAATAAAACCGAAGATTTTAAAATCGTAAGCAGGGACCAGTCATTTTCTAAGACTTTAAAAATCTCGGCAGATGGACACTTTCAAGATACCCTGCGTGTAAAGGAAGGCATATATTACCTGCTGAATGGTAAAAATTATGCATTATTATATGTGGAAAATGGAAATGATATTAAAATCAATGCAGATGCTTCAGATTTTTACAAAACATTAAAATTCTCTGGTAAAGGATCTGAGATATGCGGTTATCTACTTCGCAAGGATCAAATCAAAAAAGATTTAATCGGGCCTGACCAGTCGTCAGTTTATAAGTTGGAAGAGACTGCTTTTAAGGCAAAATTTAAAGAAATTAAGGACAAGACACAATCAGTGCTGGTTACTTCAAAAGGAATTCCTGCAGCTTATGCCGCGAAAGAAACCAGAAACATTCAGTACGCGTATTTCGCTGAGTTGGAAAAATACGAGAAATATCATGAGTATTATACACCGATGGAAGGCTTCAAAGTATCAAAAGACTTCTTGAATGATCTGGCAGGATTAAAGCTGGACAATTTGGAAGATTTCAAATTTTCTGAGGAATATAAAAAACTGCTTGTTTCTCATTATGAAAAGAAAGCCTCTGAACTGGAAAAGACAGAATCTATTGATGCAGATATAGCGCTTCTTAAAACATACAGCACAATTTCAAATCCGCTGATCAGGAATCAGCTTTTGTTTGAATCAGCAGAAATGGGAATTACTTATGCGGAAGATCTTGAAACCTATTACAAGATTTTCATGGGTGCAGATTCTGATGAGCAGCACAAAAATAAAATTACAAAAACATACAATGAACTGGTTAAAGTGTCCAAAGGGCGTCCTTCTCCAAAATTTGCTGGCTATGAGAACAATGCGGGAGGCACAACTTCTTTAGAAAGCCTGAAGGGAAAATTTGTATATATTGATGTCTGGGCAACATGGTGCGGGCCATGCAAGGCTGAAATTCCATTTCTGCAGAAAATGGAAGAGAAATATCATGATAAAAATATTGTTTTTGTAAGCATATCGGTAGACAAAGCCAAAGCACATGATAAATGGAAAGAAATGATTGAAAAGCAGAAAATGGGAGGAATTCAGCTTATTGCTGATAAATCTTTTGATTCGCAGTTTATAAAAGATTACCTGATCATGGCTATTCCTCGTTTTATTCTGATTGATCCTCAGGGGAATATTGTAAGTTCAAATGCACCGAGACCGTCTGACGAAGCAAAATTAACCAGCCTTTTTACTAAACTGGGCATTTAAAGCTGCTATCTCGATAACCCTTTTACAGGTGTGTTTTTCTGCAGGATCATTATTGAGATTCGGTCTTATTGAAACCACGTTAAATTATTTTAATCCTTCTTTATATGCCTTTTAAATTGAAAATTTTGAATTAGTAAGCAGTGTTTCCTTATTTAAAGCAGTAAAGAACAGAGAGGGCTTCGAAAGAAAGCCCTCTTTTATTGTTTTGCGTTTCCTGGAAAGGGATTTAGAAACTTTACAAAACAAAGGCTTTAAGTAACGCAGAAGAAGTTAGGGAAGCTGCTTGCTTTCCTCCAATAACTTACTTCCTTAAAATTTATCCAGAAAATGGAGCTGTTTGTATGCTAATATTAAATTTGAATTCTTAGATTTATAATTAACTTTGTAAGGTAACAAAAGGAACTGCAATTTAGTATGGAAGATTTTGAAGCTATAGAAGACTTTATGATGAATGGACATAAAGTTTATTTACCTCATATGTCTATAGAATGTGTTGTATTTGGATATGAAAATCGTCATTTAAAAGTATTATTGGTAAAATTAAGAAATGTTGGCTGGGGAGTTCCCAGCGGTTATATTCTTAAAGAAGAGGGTTTGACGCAAGCTGCTAAAAGGATTTTAAATGAACGAACATCTCTGGATAATATTTTCTTAAAACAATTTCATGTTTTTGGAGATTCCAAATACAGAATCTCAAAACGAGATGATGAAATTTGGGATAGGCTTCCGGAAAACAACTGGCTGGCAGACAGAACTCTGGCGGTTGGGTTTTATGCGATAATAGACTGCTCGGCTGCAAATATTAAACAAGATATTTTAATAGAAGACTACAAATGGGTTGAGGTAAATGAAATACCTGACAATTTATTATTAGATCATAATGAGATTATCGCAGAGGCTCTAAACACAATGCGAAAACAGATATTTAATGAGCCGATAGGATATAACCTGCTGCCTGAAAAATTTACCTTACCTGAAATTCAGATTTTGTACGAGACTGTTTTGAATAAAACTTTCGATCGGCGAAATTTCTCCAATAAATTGATTGCAATGGAAATTATTGTGAAGCTAAATGAAAAAAGAAATATTGGGCAGCACCGTTCGCCGTTTCTTTATAGTTTTCATGAAACCAATTATTTAAATGCACTCAATGAAGGCGTAGTCCAGGCCTTATAATTTATCCGCAAAATAATCAAATAAATTCGATCCGAAGCTCAAATACAGACGTATTTGGGCTTTTTTTCTGCCCGCAGGCCAGCAGTTCTGCCTGTTCAGACATTAGAGAGGCAGTACCTATTGACTATTATATTTTAGCGCGTCAAATTGTTTTTGAAGCAGTATCCCAAAATTGTAAAAGTGTAAAAATATAACTAAAAAAAAAATGATGTGACAATAAAACTTAAATAAATATATTAATTCGGCATTAATTAAAATATTTTTATATTTTTATAGCGTTATAATTACGCAATAGAATTGTTTTAAAATACGCAATGAGAAGAAGCGTTTGATTAGCTGAAAATTCTCAAAGGATTTATAATGTTTAAAAAGTTAAGTTTTATGAAAAGAGCCATTTTAGTTTTATTGGTCGCGATGAAGAGTATTCTTGTGAATTCACAGGGATATAAAACAGTATCAGGCCTTAATTACTATTCCGAATTAATCTGCAGTAAAGATGAGTATCTTAAAGATAAATGCCGGTTAGAAATTTATTATCCGGAAAATGCTAAAGATGCCGCTACTATTATCTGGTTCCATGGCGGAGGTCTCACTAACGGACAGGCTGAAATACCTGATGCTCTAAAAAAAAGCAGTTTCATTGTTGTAGGTGTTGACTATAGATTGTCTCCAAAGGTGAAAGCCCCGGGTTATATTGAGGATGCTGCTGCTGCTGCTGCATGGGTTTTCGAGAATATTCATAAATATGGGGGCAGTCCAAATAAAATTTTCATAGCCGGACACTCTGCCGGCGGCTACTTAGCGCTGATGATTACTCTGGATAAAAATTATCTGCTGAAATACAATATTGATGCGGATCGTGTTGCGGGAATTGTTCCGCTGAGCGGTCAGGCAATAACTCATTTTACAATCAGGAAAGAGATGGGGATAAATGAAACCCAGCCCATAATTGATAAATACGCACCGCTTTATTTTTGCAGGCCATCCGCCCCTCCAATATTATTGATCACGGGTGACCGCGAGCTTGAACTTCTGGGTCGTTATGAAGAAAATGCATATCTGGATCGGATGCTCAAACTATCGGGCCACCAAAATACGACTTTGTTTGAGCTGCAGGGCTTTGACCACAATATGACTGCTCCGGCTTTTCCTCTTCTAGTCAAATTTGTGAGGAGAATCAGCAAAACAAAAAAAGCAGATTAAGTACTGCAGATTTCATCCTAACTGTCTAATTTAAACCAAATGAATTAATATGAAAAGAACATTAGTAAACTTGATAACATCCATTTTGTTGATAAACAATATAAAAGAACAAAAGAAACAATTTCTAATTTTTGCAGCGATGCTTATAATGACATCAAATATTAGTATTGGCCAGAATGCGCAGCGAGAGGTCAGTTTTAACAGCAGCTGGCTTTTTATAAATAAAGATGTATGTACAGCTGATCAGAGTAATTATGATGACTCTTCATGGAGAAAACTTAATCTTCCCCATGACTGGAGTATCGAGGATCTGCCCAACCAGCAGGCCGGGCAGGTTGTCGGGCCATTTTCAAAAAAAAGCATTGGTAAGGCAGCAACAGGCTGGACAGTCGGAGGCACAGCTTGGTACAGGAAAAAATTTACCCTGTCGCCAAAAGACACGGGGAAAAATATTTCTATTTATTTTGATGGCGTTTACATGAATTCTGATGTATGGGTTAACGGCAGGCATGCAGGGTATCAGCCCTACGGGTATTCAGCTTTTTGCTATGATATTACACCATTTCTGAACAAGGATGGAAAAGAGAATGTAATTGCGGTAAAAGTGCGCAACGAAGGGAAAAACTCAAGATGGTACTCGGGATCGGGGATTTACCGCAACGTTTCTTTAATTATTACAGAGCCTCTGCATATACAGACCTGGGGAGTAGCTGTTACGACTCCTGAAATTTCTGCAAAACAGGCAAAAGTCAATCTACAGGTTAAGGTAACGAACCACTCAGAGCATTCCAAATCAGGTATATTGAATACAAAAATTATCAATTCTAAAGGAAAAGTTGTAAGCCAGTCTGAAAAAAAATACAATATTGACGCGCAGCAGAACGGAGAGATTTCTGAACAGATAGAGGTTCAGTCGCCAGAACTATGGTCGGTAGAGACCCCGGCTTTATATAAAGCGGTTACCGAAATATTGGATGGCGGCAAAGTTATCGATCGTGTGGAAACCAGTTTTGGAATCAGGGAAATTAAGTTTGACGGGGTGAACGGATTTCAGTTAAACGGCAAAAAGATAATTCTGAAAGGGGGCTGCATTCATCATGATAACGGGCCGCTGGGTGCGGCTGCATTTGAAAGAGCGGAAGAAAGAAAAATTGAGATATTAAAAAATAGCGGCTTTAATGCGGTCAGAACGAGTCACAATCCTCCTTCCCAGGCTTTACTGGATGCCTGTGACCGGTTAGGAATGCTGGTTATGGATGAAGCTTTTGATATGTGGGTAAGACCCAAAAATCCGGAAGATTATAATCTTAATTTTAATGAATGGTGGAAAAAGGATCTGCATGCAATGCTGCTTCGAGACAGGAATCATCCTTCGATCATTATGTGGAGTATCGGAAATGAAATTTATGAAGCTCCGGATTTATTAGGGCAGGAAATAGGGAAAACATTGGCGGATGAAGTAAGAAAAATTGATCCTACAAGACCGGTTACAGAAGCTTTTGTATATCTGCCTGGGTTTACAAAAAAGTCACTCACCGCATACATTCCTCATATGGATAATATAGATGTTGAAGGGTACAATTATTTTTTAGAAGGAAGTTCTGTATATTTTCAGAGAGACAGTTCTGTAGTAAATTTCGTGGACAGGCAGAATGAAAGACAGCCTGATAAAACTTTCGTCGTTACAGAATCTCTTCCGTTTTTTGCTCTGGAAAATTATAATAAGTCGCTAGTGAGCCCCTATATGATTGGAAGTTTTAAATGGACTGCATTTGATTATATAGGTGAAGCTGGAATTGGTAAATCACGATTTAAGCTAAAGTCAAGACCAGATGGATCAGGGATAGCTGGAATGGGAATATTTTTTAAAGACGAATGGCCGATTTTTAATGCAGCATGCGGTGATTTTGATTTAATTGGAAATAAAAAAGCAGCCTCATATTATCAGGATGTGGTCTGGGGCATAAGCCCTTTAGAAATTCTTGTGCATGATGCAGTGCCTGATGGAATGAAAGAGGCAGTTTCTCCATGGGGGTTTGCCGAACAAAGAAAATCATGGACATGGCCGGGACAAGAAGGCAAAAAACAGTTAGTTTATGTTTATACCAAAGCACAGAAAGTAGTTTTGAAAATAAATGGTAAGACTGCTGGAGAGCAGAATATTGCTGAGGGGTCCGTCACTGCTGTCTTTGAGGTAGATTATCAGCCTGGAATCATTTCTGCTGAAGGTTACAATAACGGCAAAAAAGTTTATTACAAAGAATTAAAAACTTCTGGAGAGGCTGCTGCGATCCGTTTGACAGCAGATCGAAAAGTGCTTCATAAATCTTCAAATGATCTTGCCTACATATCGGTAGAGATAGTAGATAAACAGGGCAACTTAGTGCCTAATATTGATGATCTTGAAATCGAATATAAACTCGATGGTAATGCTTCAATTGCCGGGTTAGGTAACGGCAATCCGTCTGATATGAGCAGTTTTCAGGGCACTTCCAAAAAAGTTTTTCAAGGAAAAGGACTGGTTATTATAAAGGCTGATGACAGCAGCGGGGAGGTTATTCTTACTGCCAGAGCAAATAAACTTCAAGAATCTCACATAAGGATCAAAATAAATTAACAGCCGGTCATTTCAAAAAAATATCTCTCATGATTACGCCGGATCAGTTAAACCGGTAAAAGCTGATTATATCAAAGCTGAAAATCGTAAAACGCCGCAGGGTAATTTTTTACTATATGATCTAATCATTGCTGCACTGAAAGAAAGAAAGCCGCATGTGCAGCTTCACGGCTTAATGTCAGCAGGAGATCTGCGAAAGCCCGCAGTTAACTGAAGAAAGGAAAAAGAGGATATTCTCAAAAAAAAAATAATCTGCTTAAACTTTTAGAGGATTTTGCAGCCTTGTAATCTGATCATCAGCCGTGTTGTAAAATACGGCTGATTTTTTTTTGTTTTTACAGCCAGCCAATAATTATTTAATGTGCTGGAAACGATCTTTTATTCTGCTTTTTGTGTCTCTATTTTTCTTAAAAATGAAATATCTGTGCTGATTCTGATATTTAAACTGCCTTGATATCTGCCTGCATAATTGAAAATGACAGAAAAATATTTAAAAATAAAATAAAATTATTTTTTTCAGGTTTTAAACCGGCTAATAATCAAGAATCTATCCAGCCGATTTACAGCTTATTTGTGTATTGCTGTTTTTCTAAAAACATATCCCTTTTCTTTTTTTGTATTGTGAAAAACTCACTAAAAAAGATATTTTTCTGAATAATTAGCTGTCGTAACGCTTTCTTTACTGTTTGTCTGTTTTTGTAAAGTTCTTAATTTTTCACGGTTAAAAATATGCATATGGCATTTTTATATAAAAAAAAATATCAAATTACCTATTGCGTGTATTGTACGTAATGAAATAAATTATATATTGCGTGATATTTACCGAATAGAAAATTTATTATTAAAACTTTAAATGCAGAAAATGCCTTAAAACAAATTTGACTTGCTAAAATTTACTAACCAACCAATAAATAATTATGAAAATTAAACAAAGAAAGTTCAGCGGATATCTAACAGGAATTCTTCTGTTTTTAAATAGTGCTGTGATCGTTGCGCAGGATAAAAAGGAAGCGGAACAGAAATCTGATTCCATTGCAGTTTCGAAGG includes these proteins:
- a CDS encoding glycoside hydrolase family 2 TIM barrel-domain containing protein, whose translation is MKRTLVNLITSILLINNIKEQKKQFLIFAAMLIMTSNISIGQNAQREVSFNSSWLFINKDVCTADQSNYDDSSWRKLNLPHDWSIEDLPNQQAGQVVGPFSKKSIGKAATGWTVGGTAWYRKKFTLSPKDTGKNISIYFDGVYMNSDVWVNGRHAGYQPYGYSAFCYDITPFLNKDGKENVIAVKVRNEGKNSRWYSGSGIYRNVSLIITEPLHIQTWGVAVTTPEISAKQAKVNLQVKVTNHSEHSKSGILNTKIINSKGKVVSQSEKKYNIDAQQNGEISEQIEVQSPELWSVETPALYKAVTEILDGGKVIDRVETSFGIREIKFDGVNGFQLNGKKIILKGGCIHHDNGPLGAAAFERAEERKIEILKNSGFNAVRTSHNPPSQALLDACDRLGMLVMDEAFDMWVRPKNPEDYNLNFNEWWKKDLHAMLLRDRNHPSIIMWSIGNEIYEAPDLLGQEIGKTLADEVRKIDPTRPVTEAFVYLPGFTKKSLTAYIPHMDNIDVEGYNYFLEGSSVYFQRDSSVVNFVDRQNERQPDKTFVVTESLPFFALENYNKSLVSPYMIGSFKWTAFDYIGEAGIGKSRFKLKSRPDGSGIAGMGIFFKDEWPIFNAACGDFDLIGNKKAASYYQDVVWGISPLEILVHDAVPDGMKEAVSPWGFAEQRKSWTWPGQEGKKQLVYVYTKAQKVVLKINGKTAGEQNIAEGSVTAVFEVDYQPGIISAEGYNNGKKVYYKELKTSGEAAAIRLTADRKVLHKSSNDLAYISVEIVDKQGNLVPNIDDLEIEYKLDGNASIAGLGNGNPSDMSSFQGTSKKVFQGKGLVIIKADDSSGEVILTARANKLQESHIRIKIN
- a CDS encoding NUDIX hydrolase produces the protein MEDFEAIEDFMMNGHKVYLPHMSIECVVFGYENRHLKVLLVKLRNVGWGVPSGYILKEEGLTQAAKRILNERTSLDNIFLKQFHVFGDSKYRISKRDDEIWDRLPENNWLADRTLAVGFYAIIDCSAANIKQDILIEDYKWVEVNEIPDNLLLDHNEIIAEALNTMRKQIFNEPIGYNLLPEKFTLPEIQILYETVLNKTFDRRNFSNKLIAMEIIVKLNEKRNIGQHRSPFLYSFHETNYLNALNEGVVQAL
- a CDS encoding TlpA family protein disulfide reductase, with translation MKKVILLAVFVLSLTAWKSKSADYTLISGVITNKTEDFKIVSRDQSFSKTLKISADGHFQDTLRVKEGIYYLLNGKNYALLYVENGNDIKINADASDFYKTLKFSGKGSEICGYLLRKDQIKKDLIGPDQSSVYKLEETAFKAKFKEIKDKTQSVLVTSKGIPAAYAAKETRNIQYAYFAELEKYEKYHEYYTPMEGFKVSKDFLNDLAGLKLDNLEDFKFSEEYKKLLVSHYEKKASELEKTESIDADIALLKTYSTISNPLIRNQLLFESAEMGITYAEDLETYYKIFMGADSDEQHKNKITKTYNELVKVSKGRPSPKFAGYENNAGGTTSLESLKGKFVYIDVWATWCGPCKAEIPFLQKMEEKYHDKNIVFVSISVDKAKAHDKWKEMIEKQKMGGIQLIADKSFDSQFIKDYLIMAIPRFILIDPQGNIVSSNAPRPSDEAKLTSLFTKLGI
- a CDS encoding alpha/beta hydrolase, which encodes MKRAILVLLVAMKSILVNSQGYKTVSGLNYYSELICSKDEYLKDKCRLEIYYPENAKDAATIIWFHGGGLTNGQAEIPDALKKSSFIVVGVDYRLSPKVKAPGYIEDAAAAAAWVFENIHKYGGSPNKIFIAGHSAGGYLALMITLDKNYLLKYNIDADRVAGIVPLSGQAITHFTIRKEMGINETQPIIDKYAPLYFCRPSAPPILLITGDRELELLGRYEENAYLDRMLKLSGHQNTTLFELQGFDHNMTAPAFPLLVKFVRRISKTKKAD